The proteins below come from a single Cylindrospermopsis raciborskii Cr2010 genomic window:
- a CDS encoding PAP/fibrillin family protein, whose protein sequence is MNYQTVKEQLQALIESLRESLTKQNGGQPMGAPITNIKIEENQAFRMEELTVELERLNPNPQPLRNAINLLNGAWKLEYSTAREIRVLDSLPLGLQVGQVFQVINVAQAEFFNLAEVKHPWKIVCGGVKVTARFEADLDDSGLPNQRINVYFDKRYLAIDEVLGISTPMLNPLNVAPANNPKGRVPSLDITYLDENFRIGRGGDQGLFILHKVNDIHNINF, encoded by the coding sequence ATGAATTATCAAACAGTTAAGGAACAATTACAAGCGTTAATTGAATCACTACGTGAGTCACTGACTAAACAGAACGGTGGTCAGCCCATGGGTGCCCCAATTACTAATATAAAGATAGAGGAGAATCAAGCATTCCGAATGGAGGAGTTGACGGTTGAACTAGAAAGACTGAATCCCAATCCTCAACCCCTGCGCAATGCTATTAATCTACTTAATGGAGCTTGGAAGTTAGAATACTCCACAGCTAGGGAAATTAGGGTTTTAGATTCTCTCCCCCTGGGACTACAGGTAGGTCAGGTATTTCAGGTGATTAACGTAGCACAAGCAGAATTTTTCAATCTTGCTGAGGTGAAACACCCATGGAAAATTGTCTGTGGTGGTGTTAAGGTAACAGCTAGATTTGAAGCAGATTTGGATGACTCCGGGTTACCTAATCAACGTATTAATGTCTATTTTGATAAACGTTATTTAGCCATTGATGAAGTTTTGGGTATTAGCACTCCCATGCTTAACCCATTAAACGTTGCACCTGCTAATAATCCTAAAGGAAGAGTTCCCAGTCTGGATATCACTTACCTGGATGAGAATTTCCGAATTGGTAGGGGAGGTGATCAAGGTCTGTTTATTTTACACAAGGTCAATGATATCCACAATATTAATTTTTGA